From a region of the Mercurialis annua linkage group LG1-X, ddMerAnnu1.2, whole genome shotgun sequence genome:
- the LOC126666207 gene encoding jasmonate-induced oxygenase 2-like gives MNCLQSWPEPIVRVQSLSDSGITRIPERYVKQPSLRPLISNSAETDQINIPVIDFQNVFSDDEALRRETLRSISCACRDWGFFQIVNHGVSSELLEGVREIWREFFNLPLEMKQKYANSPATYEGYGSRLGVEKGASLDWSDYFFLHFMPFSLRDHNKWPAIPTSCRELVAEYGSEVVKLGGKLMRVFSTNLGLEEDHLQNAFGGDENVGTCLRVNFYPKCPQPDLTLGLSPHSDPGGMTILLPDENVAGLQVRRAGDNWVTVKPVPNAFIVNIGDQIQVLSNAIYKSVEHRVIVNSNKDRVSLAFFYNPKSDLLIQPCNQLVTKERPALYAPNTYDQYRLYIRTKGPCGKQQVDSLKCLNQ, from the exons ATGAACTGCTTACAAAGCTGGCCTGAGCCTATAGTTCGCGTCCAATCTTTGTCCGACAGTGGAATCACCCGAATCCCGGAACGTTACGTCAAGCAACCGTCACTCCGACCGTTGATCAGCAACAGTGCTGAGACTGATCAGATTAACATTCCTGTCATTGATTTCCAGAATGTTTTCTCCGACGACGAAGCTCTTCGTCGAGAGACTTTGCGGAGCATCTCGTGTGCGTGCCGTGACTGGGGATTCTTTCAGATTGTTAACCACGGAGTGAGCTCTGAGCTTTTGGAGGGTGTTCGGGAGATATGGCGGGAGTTCTTTAATTTGCCGTTGGAAATGAAGCAGAAGTATGCGAACTCGCCGGCGACTTATGAAGGCTATGGCAGCCGGTTGGGAGTGGAGAAGGGCGCCAGTCTTGATTGGAGTGACtacttttttcttcattttatgCCATTTTCGCTCAGGGATCATAACAAATGGCCTGCTATCCCAACTTCTTGCAG GGAATTGGTAGCTGAATATGGAAGTGAAGTGGTGAAACTTGGTGGAAAATTGATGAGGGTATTTTCGACAAATCTAGGCCTAGAAGAGGACCATTTACAAAATGCTTTTGGTGGTGATGAAAATGTTGGTACATGCTTGAGGGTTAACTTTTACCCTAAATGCCCTCAACCTGATCTTACTCTTGGCCTCTCTCCCCATTCTGACCCTGGTGGTATGACCATTCTCCTCCCCGATGAAAATGTCGCCGGATTACAAGTCCGTCGAGCCGGCGACAATTGGGTTACCGTTAAACCTGTCCCTAATGCCTTCATAGTCAACATTGGAGATCAAATTCAG GTTCTAAGCAACGCAATTTACAAAAGTGTAGAGCACAGAGTAATTGTGAATTCAAATAAAGATAGAGTATCACTTGCATTTTTCTACAACCCTAAAAGTGATCTGCTGATTCAGCCATGTAATCAACTTGTGACTAAAGAAAGGCCAGCTCTCTATGCACCAAATACTTATGATCAGTATAGACTTTATATTAGGACTAAGGGTCCTTGTGGAAAGCAACAAGTTGATTCTCTAAAATGTCTTAACCAATGA